The genomic segment CCCCAGTCCCGCAGACGCGCGCGGACGCGTCCGCGCGCGTCCGCCACGGAGGCGTTCTGCGCGGGCAGCCGGAAGACGTCATGGCGGCCGGGATGGACCGGGCCGTCATGACGTGCTACCCGGAGAGCGTCTTGGGAAGCAGCCACTCCGCAACTATGAGGGTCGCGCCGAACACATGGCAAGGTCCGATCTGTAAATTACACAATCGCCTGTACGGTCTGTTCGGTCCACTGACGGCATGGCACACTGCGTACCACCGAGGGAAGTTGGAGGAGGAGACTCGTGGCGGAAGCACGGCCGGGAGGCGCCCCGACCGTACTGCGGGTGGTGCTCGGCAAACGACTCCAGGACCTGCGGGAGAAGGCGGGCCTCTCCTACGAGCAGGCCGGTCTGGCTCTCGATGTCACTCATGCCACGATCCGCAGGATGGAGAAGGCCGAGGTCGGCCTCAAACTGCCCTACGTCGAGAAGCTGCTGCAGACCTACGGAGTCACGTCTCCCACCGAGGTCAGCGGCTTTCTCGCGCTCACGCGCGAGGCGAACCGGCCGGGCTGGTGGCACCGCTTCCGGGACGTCCTGCCGGAGTGGTTCAGCGCCTTCGTCAGCCTGGAGGGCGAGGCCAGCATCATCCGCGCCTACGAGCCGCACTACGTACCCGGGCTGTTGCAGACCGAGGAGTACACGCGTGCGGTGCTGTGGGCCGGCCTGCCGCACGCCTCCGTCGACGAGATCGACCGCCTGGTGGCACTGCGCCTGGAGCGCCAGGCGCTGCTCACCCGGGAGAAGGCACCCCTGCTGTGGGTCGTGATGGACGAGACGGTGCTGCGCCGTCCCATCGGCGGCGTGGACGTCATGCGCGCCCAGATCGCGCACCTGGCCGAGCTCACCGAGCTGCCCAACGTCCGGCTGCAGGTGATGCCGTTCACGGCGGGCCCGCACTCCGCGATGTACGGGCCCTTCCACATCTTCCGGTTCGAGATCCAGGAACTCCCGGACATCGCCTACACCGAGAGCCTGATCGGTGGCGCGTACTTCGACGAACGCGACGACGTGTCGGCCTTTCTGGAGGCGCTGGACCGGATGTGCGCGCAGGCCGCGCCGGCACAGAGCACCAAGGCCATCCTCGGTGGCATTCGCAAGGAGATCTGACCCATGGGTCGCATATACAACGGCATGCCCGCGAAGGACCTCGGTCACGAGGGCTGGCGGAAGCCGTGGAGCGGCGGCAACGGCGGCAGCTGCGTCGAAGCCAAGAAACTGAACGACGGCCGGGTGGCGCTGCGCCAGTCCACCGACCCCGACGGCCCGGCGCTGATCTACACCGATCTTGAGATCTCCACGTTCATCCAGGGCGCGAAGGCCGGCGAAGCGGACTTCCTCCTGTGACGGTCGTGACCATCATGCGCACCGCCGTCGCTGCCGCGGCCGGGCGAACAGAACCGAACCGGAGGACGGCGTGACCGACCAGGGATTTCCCGTCGACGAGATAGACACCAGCATGCCGCACCCGGCCCGCATGTACGACTTCTACCTCGGCGGCTGGGACAACTACGAGGTCGACCGGATGGCCGCGCAGCGGGTCATCGACGTCCTCCCCGACATCATCCCGGGGGCGCGCGCCAACCGTCACTTCCTCCACCGGAGCGTGCGCTTCCTGGCGGAGCGGGGCATCCGCCAGATCATCGACATCGGCACCGGCATTCCCACCTCACCGAACACCCACGAGGTGGCGCAGGCCGTATCGCCCGATGTGCGGGTGGCCTACGTCGACAACGACCCGATCGTCGCCACGCACGCCGGCGCCAGGATGACCGGCAGCGGGAACACCGAGTTCTTCCTCGGTGACGTGCGCCGGCCGCGCACCATCCTGGACCACCCGGCCATCGGCAAACTGATCGACTTCGACCAGCCGGTCGCCGTCCTGCTCATCGCCGTCCTGCACTTCGTCACCGACGAGGAGGACCCGGCCGGCATCGTGGCCACCCTGCGCGACGCACTGCCCGCGGGCAGTTACCTGGTGATGTCGCACGCCACGGCGGACTTCCACGGTGGCAGCTTCCCCGAGGTCAGCAAGATCTACGAAAAGGCCACCGCCACCCTGAACGTGCGCAAGCGCGTCGACATCGAGCCCTTCTTCGACGGATTCGACCTTCTCGAACCCGGCCTGGTACAGGTCCCGTTGTGGCGGCCCGACGGAGCGGGCCCGACGGCCGATGAGGTCAGCCGGGTCGGGTTCTACGGCGGAGTGGCCCGCAAGAGCTGAACGCGTGGCGCGGGGATCCGTTCCAGCACGCCGCCCGCGAAGGTGTCGTACAACGGGAGCGACTCCAGATGGACGTAGCCGATGTGGCACTCGCAGACGGCGAGCGGGCACGCCCGCGGCCGCAGCGCCCGGCGGTACGAGCCGTCGTAGAGGTTGCCGAGCTCGGCGGGTACGAAGTGACAGCGGCGGACGGTGCCTTCGCCGTCCACCGAGATCACCGACTCGCCGGTGCGGCAGGGCAGTCCCGCGCTGCGGTGCGGGTGCCGGCTGTAGGGGAAGTGCGGGTCGATGGCCGTCCACCCGTCCGCTTCGGCGTCCGTGTACGTGTGCCCCTCGGCCGCGTTGATCCACAGATAGACATGGTCGGGAAGGTCGGCGCGCAGCCGCCGGGCCTCGGCGAGATGCTCCGGGAGGCCGACGACGCCCACGCTGTGCCGGACCGAGCGGTCCGCCAGGTCCCGGCACTTGGCGAGGAACCGGTCGTACGGCGTCTGGCCGGGGTGGTAGGTGCACCACAGTGCGAGGGTGTTGGGGTCGGCGTCCTCCAGCCAGTCGGTGCGGCAGCTGAGATTGGTCTGGATCGCCACCCGCCGGATGTGCGGCAGGTGGCTCAGCTCCGCGAGGGTGCGCCGGTACCAGGAGCGCACCAGGCCCTCGCCCCAGGGCGTGAAGAGCAGCGACAGCCGGTCGCCGGTCTGTGCCGTGGCCCAGCCGGCGAAGCGCTCCAGGGCGGCGCGGTCGGCGCGCAACTGCTCCCGGCTGTCGCGGCGCTTGGCGAACGGGCAGTAGGGGCAGTCGTAGTCGCAGCTCGCGAGCGGACCGCGGTAGAGGATCGACAGGTCCATCGGGGTCGGTGCGTCGTTCGGGTCGGCCGTGGGAGTGCTCATTTCGCGTCGTACTCGGCCATGAGGGCGCGGACGGGGTCCGAGAACAGGGCGGGGCCGACCGCGTCGGAGTGCGCCAGCCCTTCCGCGGACAGCCGCAGCCGCTCGGGGGCGGCCGTACCGTCGAGCCAGCCCGCGGCGGCGAACCGGCCGAGCTCGACGGGGAAGTCCTGCTCAGGGCCGGTGCCGAAGCGTGCCCGGTAGTCGTCCACCGGCATGCCCCCGGCCTGGAGCAGCGACTGCAGCAGATGGCGGCGGCGGGGCTCGTCCCCGTTCATTCGCCGGCCGAACTCGGCGACGGCGAACTGCTGGGTGGAGCGGGTGGTGTAGTCGTCGATGATCCCCCGGATCTCACTCATGCCGACCGCGTAGTCGAAGGAGTAGTGCAGCGCGGAGGTGTACGAGCGGGCGCCGCAGCCGAGGCCGATCATGCCGTCGGTCTGGCATGCGTAGTCCTCTCCGCCGGTGGCGGGCGCGCCCCGGCGGCGGAACATCCGCATCGACACCTGCTCGTAGCCCTGGGCCAGGAGGTGGTCACGGCCGAACCGGTACAGGCGCAGCCGCTGCTCGTCCCACGCCGTCTCCGCGTCGGCCGTGTCAGTACCCATGCCGCTGCTCAGGCGGCCGAGGCCGGTCAGCGGGCGTACGTAGAGCGGGTAGAGGTACAGCTCCTCGGGCTGCCAGGCGAGGGCGGCGTCCAGGGACCGCTGCCAGCTGCGCTCGGTCTGGCCGTCGATGCCGTAGATCAGGTCGATGTTGAGGACGGGGATGCGGGCGCCGCG from the Streptomyces sp. RKAG293 genome contains:
- a CDS encoding helix-turn-helix transcriptional regulator, translating into MAEARPGGAPTVLRVVLGKRLQDLREKAGLSYEQAGLALDVTHATIRRMEKAEVGLKLPYVEKLLQTYGVTSPTEVSGFLALTREANRPGWWHRFRDVLPEWFSAFVSLEGEASIIRAYEPHYVPGLLQTEEYTRAVLWAGLPHASVDEIDRLVALRLERQALLTREKAPLLWVVMDETVLRRPIGGVDVMRAQIAHLAELTELPNVRLQVMPFTAGPHSAMYGPFHIFRFEIQELPDIAYTESLIGGAYFDERDDVSAFLEALDRMCAQAAPAQSTKAILGGIRKEI
- a CDS encoding SAM-dependent methyltransferase, whose translation is MTDQGFPVDEIDTSMPHPARMYDFYLGGWDNYEVDRMAAQRVIDVLPDIIPGARANRHFLHRSVRFLAERGIRQIIDIGTGIPTSPNTHEVAQAVSPDVRVAYVDNDPIVATHAGARMTGSGNTEFFLGDVRRPRTILDHPAIGKLIDFDQPVAVLLIAVLHFVTDEEDPAGIVATLRDALPAGSYLVMSHATADFHGGSFPEVSKIYEKATATLNVRKRVDIEPFFDGFDLLEPGLVQVPLWRPDGAGPTADEVSRVGFYGGVARKS
- a CDS encoding DUF397 domain-containing protein, with product MGRIYNGMPAKDLGHEGWRKPWSGGNGGSCVEAKKLNDGRVALRQSTDPDGPALIYTDLEISTFIQGAKAGEADFLL
- a CDS encoding STM4012 family radical SAM protein, with amino-acid sequence MSTTTIDPATSTDTGTDTDTGTGTGTRPYESYVYAYPHKTAYRKLRDRPPLRDLWAGEPVGALSLYAHIPFCEVRCGFCNLFTRIGAPEGLTTRYLDALERQAGAVREALDASGGEPRFAAAAFGGGTPTFLDAAELERLCDIAELRMGADLRAIPLSVEASPATATADRLAVLADRGTTRLSLGVQSFDDTESRAAVRPQRRADVEAALSRIRGARIPVLNIDLIYGIDGQTERSWQRSLDAALAWQPEELYLYPLYVRPLTGLGRLSSGMGTDTADAETAWDEQRLRLYRFGRDHLLAQGYEQVSMRMFRRRGAPATGGEDYACQTDGMIGLGCGARSYTSALHYSFDYAVGMSEIRGIIDDYTTRSTQQFAVAEFGRRMNGDEPRRRHLLQSLLQAGGMPVDDYRARFGTGPEQDFPVELGRFAAAGWLDGTAAPERLRLSAEGLAHSDAVGPALFSDPVRALMAEYDAK
- a CDS encoding STM4011 family radical SAM protein, which translates into the protein MDLSILYRGPLASCDYDCPYCPFAKRRDSREQLRADRAALERFAGWATAQTGDRLSLLFTPWGEGLVRSWYRRTLAELSHLPHIRRVAIQTNLSCRTDWLEDADPNTLALWCTYHPGQTPYDRFLAKCRDLADRSVRHSVGVVGLPEHLAEARRLRADLPDHVYLWINAAEGHTYTDAEADGWTAIDPHFPYSRHPHRSAGLPCRTGESVISVDGEGTVRRCHFVPAELGNLYDGSYRRALRPRACPLAVCECHIGYVHLESLPLYDTFAGGVLERIPAPRVQLLRATPP